ttgttgttgaacatccagttgctcatgtgcatacacaaaatttatTTAGCTGAATTAataagataaacgcttgcagctaataactagacaattgataatgagtacaaaactctcaatatttatatgtggacatgtaaatttacatgatgcgacattaattcgcattagaccatgtggaagtcataagtattttcacttactacttgattttggccaagagccaaatattttccaccttagaacattggttgtgcagtgtatgttccaattgtatcaccacaacacaataaaatgattcttcaaagaaagatggtaatatattttggatataaaacatcttcaatcataagatatattgaacccatgatgggtgatgtttttacagcacgttttgctgattgtcattttaatgaaacgttgttccctagattagggggagaaatgaaaaataaagaaaatgatgtttcatggtatgaacatcaattaaggtatcttgatcctcgcacaaatgaATGCGAAattaaagttcaaaaataatgcatatgcaagaacttgtaaatcaattacctgatgcatttacagatataaaaagagtgactaaatcatatataccagcgataaatgcttcagctcgaactgaaattccaaaagctggcaataatgtcactgttgagtctttgccacgcatcaaacgtggaagatcaattggttccgaagataaaaatcctcgaaaaagaaaatcagctgataatgaggtaaaagaaagtgttcaagaagaaccacaaatcaatattccttctgcagaggatattgataaatgtaaatactaaaatttcgacaaattatgcaatattatggaaccgaaatgaaattaaaatctctatgagatattttcatataatgttacaatgacatcatgaataaagatgatgatctggaactaaaatctgtcattgaatatacaaaatggacatgattgagctcaatggaaaggaacaatacgagctgaattagaatcgctcgataaaagaaaagttttcggatcaatcgttatcacttttaaagatgtgaaacgtatgggatacaaatgaatttttatccgaaaaaaatgtgcaaatgaagttacaaggcaaaactagacttgtaactcaatatttcccacaaataccagaaatgaattaggaggaaaacttatcctcctgtaatggatacaattacttattagatacgtaatcaacctggtagttatttaaatgcatctcatgaatgttgttactacttatctgtatggatcacttaatagtgatatatatgaatatacctaaagggttaaggtatcataagcatctaatgtaaaacccaagggaatatattccattaaatcacaaagatttctaaatgggtttatacaaacgggacgtatgtggtataaccgattaaatgactacttgataaaaaaaaggggtataaatataaacttattttgcacgtatgttttataaaaacaatgttcggatatgagatcgtagttgtttatgtcaatgttcttaacatcatatgaacaaataaagagatctatgaaatcattcaacttctaaagaattattttgaaatgaaagatcttaaaaaaaccaagtattaccttggattgcaaattgagcatatgcctaatggtttacttgtacatcaacaacttataccgaaaagattttaaaacattttttttaaagacaaactcattgttgttagatcactcaatattgacactgatctatttcatccctgcgaagatcatgaaaatcttaacagatcggaagttccatattttagtgcaattgaggttcttatgtatcttatagattatacaagacctgacatttctcttgcagttaatttgttggcaagattcagctcaaataacaatggagcgggatcaaacacatattttgatacccttgagaaactgctgatttaaaattattttattctaacgtttcaaaacaagatttggttgattatgtatatacaggtcattcatcaaatcctcataaagataaatctcaaactcgatatgtattcctaaatggaggtaccacaaaatcatgacgttcttaaaacaaacacttgttgcaacatcatcaaatcatgacgaagtgattgcattatatgaaactactcgaaaatgtgtttggttgagatcaatgacacaaatcattattgattcttgtggactagaacgctataaaagactaacaactatcttcaccaacaactatatatgaagataatgtagcttgcataatacaaatgaaagaagagtatcaaaagtgactgaacaaaatataaatactgacgaggcgccaaagccatagacggtcataacggtcataagtttgatggaaaagaatggtatgttggtaaggctcagaaaagactacaagggaataggaattgaaacaagggttcgagcaaaccatgaaggagactgtagacaaatcacaggagctaaacttgtacataaaagatttagatgatacagtttcagatgaaaacctcagattcttctcatatactcaagatctcgtaaaagacaactagattaaaatgagatacgttcaatcaacaactctgctgatctttataccaaagcactgccaactactattttcagaacacacgttcataatattggtatgaggcatgttcagaagatgtaacaactcaagcgttgcctacttgagggggagtcaactctatactgcactctttttcccttagctaaagttttatcccaatgggttttctttagcaaggtttttaacgaggcagtactagttattctctaataaaattgtcatccaagggggagtgttataaaatatctagattgtgttataaaatatctagattggatgttaattttattattattatatttcttgcatagtaatattttatactataaatagacatgtatggtaaccatttaaggagtaccatttctcttgaaatatcaatattaatatttttctctctttcttcttttttttctctctctttgttcttataatcaTTAAAGGTAATTATAAGCCTCTTGAATTATAACATATCCTTATTTTTTATCACTAAAACTCAGCCGGAATTCTGCCGTTCTATTCACCAAACCCCCGAAAACGACATCTCCACCgccgattaaaaaaaaaaaaaaatccagcgTCGCTGCTTCGATCCAGCGACCGTCTCCGGCCACCTCTCATCCTTGCGCCGTTTCTTCTCTTGAACGACATCCAAGCCACCAACAAAATCACCATCACCAGCTTCATCGGTTCATCCTAACCCTCCCTATTTCTTTTAATTCTGCTGATCCACTGAAATTAGGGTTCGACCCTTTATGGGTGTGCATGTTGTCGGGAGTATTTGTGGTAGTCGGATATGAAATAAATATTGCTGGATTCCTCAAGTTGATACCATTTTAAGTTAATTCTATTTCTTTCGATTTTGGTATGTGTTTGGTTTTATTGGTTAtagcatgttgttaataattttcaAATATAAGTAATGAAGTTGTTATATCTGGTAGTATTTGGATGGCAGTGTTCatgttgttaattttttttttaattgcaaGTTTTGATTGTTTGTAACAGCAGTTAATATATAGGTATGTTGCTCCTCCGTTTTCcttcttttttttccttttttttttgcaTTTTTTGCTCCGGTAAATTAAGATCTATTATCATTTTAATTCGAAATTTTCATTTTTTATTGTGTTATTTGTTGTCTTGCTGATTGTTGGCTGTCTCATGGTGTGTGCATCTGTGGTTTTCGTTGTTAATTATTTGTTTCTATACGATCTCTGTTTTTGGATGTGTGATATAAAACTTCTTTATAAAATTCATACTTCATTTAAAGTGAATAAGAACTTCTATGGTTCATCCAATTGATCTCAAGATAACAAAAACCTTGGAGAATAGGATGTTCAACTATGCTAATGAGATGGTCATCCATTGTCGAGATGAATTATGCATTTTATTTTATTCAAATTATGTGGCTGACACTGTAGTCTGGATCAACGTTATGTGCATATGAACATTTACCATGTTTTAACTCTAAAACGGATATCCTCAATCGAGACCAATTATATAGTGTGGTTCCTGTACGTTATTATTTTAGAAAGATGGGGTCAAAGAGTGTTATCTGTACATATTTGAATGCAGATACCTCTCTAGATTGTTCGTTAAAGCAGCTGTTAATGTTATCTCTACGTTATTCTTTTGATGTTACCTCAGGTAATTAGCTTGCAAACACATGCTTTTAATTAACACAAGTATTAATGGTTGTCTTATTGTTTTCCAAAACGGATATGATACAACGCATGATCACCAAGATAAGGTGGGCAGGAGGTTGATGCGAAGAGATGAACGATCATATGACTGCTTATCCCCTTATCTCTAATTTGATGCTTAGTATTGTTGTTGcaaaaaacatgtgtatcggcagggacatgttagccctgtgttgactttgtcaacccatccagcggtccccggtagctcactggagcctggcgaaacaccatcaccaaTTACCCCACATCATTGTTATTGTTgcaatcttcgcatgcgtgggacGAAGGGATCATTTGGGTccggtaagaatggtttttgatccaattatttggaaaatcctcacctagtgggaatcgaaccctcaagtcccctaagggagagtgagtcattcACCAACTAGGCTATTGACCAATCCTTACTTAGTATTGTTGTGCTACCAAGATGAGTTTTTATAGCTTCACTTTTACTcgttttaaatattttatatttgTGGTGAGCCACATGCTTGTTTTTGAAATATTTTACGTATTGTACACAAGTGCTTAAACTTTATACTATACATGAGTTTACTTTAAACATGTTTTTACACATGCGAAATCTCTACTTTAATCCTTAATAAGATTCACCGAGGtgaccctttacccaaaaaaaaaaaaaaaaaaaatctctactttaatattgttaattactgGTATATGTAAGCTTAGTTATTATGAATTGATCTATTGGGTTTAACATTTCTGTCATTTGACTGTTGGTCaagtggttacataataatgattacgacGTGAAGAACAAAGGGTCAATGGTACAATTGTTTAGCTTCGATATTAAGTAATCATGGCATACTTTTTGACATTGTTATATCACTTTTGTtacttaaatcttgtggtccacaaaCTTATACTACTGTTGTTATATTaagcctatgaactcactcaaacaTTGTGTtggcatttttaagcatgttttgtatcAGATAGCTAAAGCTGTTAGGATAAGATGTTATGCTGCTTAGCTATGTGGCGTCCGCATTTGTCTACATCATATTTCTTTTAATTAAAACATTATGTATTGGTTTATTTTATTTTGGATTGTATTCAACTATTAAATTATTACTTTTTTTGCTGTAATAAATGTCtttttaaaacgtctcatatagaggtcgttCTCGTTATTACAACTTGTGGATACGAATTGTCACATGCGTGGATGTGCCATAATTACTTAGTCAATACTCCTTATATCATGATAGGTTCAAGGCGCCGAGATGGAAGAATTCAACTTTTTCATTCAAGACATTTGAGCTCGTGTTCTCGGCATCAGGTTTCCTAGTGGTTTTTTTTCGTATTTGAGTTTGTTGTCATTGTTAGTTTGTTGTATGTGTTGTTTGTTATCCGACTTGTATTTCGGTTTGGTTAACTTGAGGCTCGATTTAGATAGTTTGCATGGTTACCGCTTTTTAGGTACGAGCCTCTTCGGAGTTTCTTTGTATACTTTGTTAAAGACGTTTTCTGTTTGAAAACGTTTTCCGTTTTTATGAAAGTTTTCGTTATTTTGCCGTAAAAATAAATCATGATAATTTGAACAATACGGAGTAAGATTAGTTAACCATTTTCTAAAGTCCACATCAACTTTCCATCTATATATAAGACGAGCCCAACATCACATTTACACATCAAATAATATCTTTCAGTTCATACACCATGGCTCATAGTCACTAACAATATTTTTTCATCATTCTTAACCTTTTCCTAGTTTCACTCGTTATTATCGAAGGTGAATTTACAAAATTTTCAACAAGTTTGTCACCAAAATTACTTAATAAAAAGATCGAAAAACTAACACACCTTCACTTTTATATGCAAATCATAATTGGTGGTAATCATCCATCCAGGGTCAAAGTAGCCGGTCCCGACACCTCATCAGAAGTGTTTGCTTCTACATTTGTGACCGACGATTCTTTAACGTTGGGCCCCGAAAAGAGCTCTAGGATTGTGGGAAGAGCTCAAGGGATACTTGCATCTGTGAGCCAATATGAACACACGATTATGAATATATTGAGTTTAGAGTTCACCGAAGGAATATACAATAAAAGTACTTTGAGTTTATTTGGGAGAGAACAAACTGATTTACCAAATAGAGAGATTCCAATTGTTGGTGGATATGGCGTTTTTCGATTTTCACGTGGTTCTGCCATCGTAGATACATATAAGAACATTCCGAACCACATTGTGGTACTTGAATGGGACTTTTATGTTCTCCACTATTGAAAGACAACTCATATATAAGTTATAGTTTGATGCATGGTTAtctgggttctccggagaaagctcatggccgctaggccggatagagctaatagtagagctcgcagatgataagaatccgcagttaatcagacaagagttagtttacctttatgtggttcgttcaacttcgcggtacaatgcgctgcttgggagaaatttcatacgacgttttaacattataccatcggtggtgcatggtttgattaagtttcctacgaagggaggggttgccacaattgcgtcacatcaaacaaccgacttgtgtggttcagttgtgcccgtagacattcccagcatgggagaacaactTGAAGCAGTGCGGTCATAGCTAATCGATTGCATCCGGACAAGCGTATCAAAATCGGCGCAGACTtgtcagctgaaaccaaggctaagttacatggaatattatccgcaaacgcagatgttttcgcatggcaagagtcagacatgactggggtttcACGTGATATTGTggaacataagttgaatgttaatccatcactcacacccgttagacaaaagaagcgatatatggctcttgagcgcagtgattggttatgcGCCAGAAGTAGATAACCTTCTCAAGGCAAACATTCTGCGGAaagtgcggtatcagacatgggtcgctaatcctgtgttggtgaaaaaggccGATGGTAATTGGTggatgtgtgttgattttaaagacattaataaagcatgtcccaaggacaactaccctctcccggagatagactggaaggtggaatcgTTGTCAGGTttccggtacaagtgttttctagatgcatacaagggttatcaccaaattttaatggctgcggaagatgaggacaaaactgcttttcatacgtcgcagggtatttattgttatacgaagatgcctttcggattaAAGAACGTAGGCACAACCTATCTCAAGCACCAaattggtagaaatcttgaagcatacgtcgacgacttggtaattaaaagtaacaccgaagaagaaatgctcgcggaTATCCCAGAAACTTTTGCGTCTCTACGCAGGattaacatgaagcttaacccagacaaatgcagttttggggaagaggagggCAAGTTTCTAAGCCATATAGTAACGGCGCGAGGAATCAAggcgaatcccaaaaagattgaggccattgatagtttaccatctccaaggacaaagaaagatgtgcagagtctaaccgggaagcttgcggcAATCACGCGGTTTTTATCAAAAGCTGCAGAGCGacagttgccattcttcaatactttgaagaattgcttgaagaaaaaggacttcgtatggactcaggaagcagaaacagcctttcaggagatgaagaaggtgctcgctgaattaccaacactcaccgcgccagtatcagaaaaaacgcttacgctgtaccttgcggcatcgaaaGAAGCTATCAGTTCAGTTCTTATCGCAGACCGCGAAAAGGTAATCCACTTATTTACAtgcattatttatttcgcagaaatataacgctgaggttttctcagacgcaaatgccggtctacttcgtaagcaagacgctgacatcaagcgaagtaaactattcaccaatagaaaagctagtatatgcgttagtccacacggcgcggtgtctgcgccggtactttcaagcacatccaattgtggttctaactgatcaaccgatcaagCAGGTTGGTAAATGCCTAATTTCCGGCAAtctccggggttaccgcattgactaacgcgatcatttttctttcaggtgttatacaagcctgagatttctggctgaatggctaaatgggcagtggagttaggagaacatgaaataaatttttcttcacgCAGCGCGGTTAaaggtcaaatacttgcggattacctagcagagttacctgcggatgttgagGCATCGGCAGAGCATCAGGATACGCCTGTGCcacctttgtcaccatgggaattatacaccgatggtgcctgcagcgcagctggCGCGGGTGCAGGTGTAATTTTAAATGGCCCAGATGGTGAAGAGTATACATATGCGCTGCGGTTTAATTTtactgttacgaacaacgaagcagaatatgaggctttgttagcaggtttgcgtattgcgcataaattaaatgttaaaattctgcacgcttatgtggattcaaagctggtatgcagtcaagtcaACGGAGaattcgaagcgcatgacatagccatgcagcagtatttatcgcttgttcataacctcgctgaccagtttgaggcttttcaaatctcccctgtcatgcgggggcaaaataagaaggcggatgcgcttagcaaattagctgctttggcctttgatcatctggggaagaaagttcttatagaagaactgcatgcgaaatctattgttatgatgcctttagtggcacctgttgaggaatccagttCAACATGGATGATacctattattgctttcctgcAAGACGACACCTCACCTACGGATTCCGTTGATGCAAAGAGAGTCCGCACCAAGGCACCACTGTACGCCCTTGAGGGTGACGGCCTATATcaaaaaaattatttagggccgcacttaaggtgcattggtccgaaagaggcagaggaggttatacgcgaggtgcatgaaggtgcatgcgctcttcattcggggcacaggtctattgtgtcaaaaattatgcggctaggttattattggcccactatgtacgcagataccgcgcgcatagttaagcaatgcgaatcttgccaaatacatgcacctatcagcaaaGCACCTgcacatccaatgataccagtctcctcaccatggccattctgcaaatgggcaattgacatagtcggaccatttccaaaagaccgaggtaatattatcatttattttataccatatgctatttACATCAGTATCTTACACATACTCTGCGCACGCAGGAAATATCAAATTTTTTATTGTTGCAATTGACTATTTCACGAAGTGTGTTGAAGCACGACCAatggcaacaatttcaggaaaaagggtgcgaaattttgtatgagaAGACATTGTCTGTTGATTCGGCATACCAaatgaaatcgttagtgataacggtacacagtttgcgggggatccttttcgtagttggtgcgcggagcttaatattaagcaaacttttacttccgttgcgcatccgcaggcgaatggccagtgcgaagtcaccaaccgggatataataGCTGGAATCAAAGTTAGATTGGGTCATGGTCGCATTAGTTGGGTGGACAAACTACCAAAAGTtttgtgggcgcatagaacaacacccaaagcgagcactggtgagactccgttcagtttggtctatggatcagaagctgttgtacccgcaaaaATTGGGGTGCCAACGTTCtgcatacagaattttgacgagcaaaataactcagaagctttgcagaaaaatcttaatctgcttgaagaatgcagactctctgcggcggcaaacgaagccaataacaagcagaaaattgcagagtactacaatcagcgtgtgcgttcgcgctcttataagtgcgggaaCTTAGTTTagcgtcagaatgacgcaagtcatgcggaggatattgagaaattgggcccccgttgggaagttccatacaaggtagcaaaagcaagcaaaaccggggcataccatctcgagacattagatggaaaacctgtgaaacgcacttggcacgcgacgttgttaaaaatatgttatatgtagctggatggacctaATCACTCCAttttattttagcacattattttttctatgtattttccgtccgtttggatgtgtcgcggttgtaatcatgattaatgccaattaaaatatttactcgcgcatacttttgatgtgtatttctcttttttgtatgcggttcctgcctacttaaggggtgtcctctagcccccgtgcggcagaagcctgtttggttacaaggctagatatTATGCGGCTAGCGAAGGGAATTggctttcccctagccaagcgccacgcacactaaatggctgccaagtcgacttaaaaatacaagcattggtttgcttgtgcgtatttACTCAAGCATTGGTTTGCATGAGGAACTctcaagtataaaagcattggtttgtttttagttgcgttgcttaccatacagctaaagtgcacctctagcacatgacaaagcaataacgcagtagcttttgagtctaaactaTTAAAAGGTAAAATTGctgaagtattggtttattttacgcagtacctgcgtatgcgcatgagttttggttaactatgcgcataggCATGCGGCTCAccctttgttttgattcgcgatatataaacaattgaCACACAACGCATGCATAACACAAAATATATATAACTGTTATTACAAATTATAATTGTTTAACATGCTTACCCAACACGGGACTTGGGGCTCAAAAATTGTAATTACAAATGCCTGCCTAGGCATAGGACTTACGGCACATAGCATTAAAGTGTTGAAATTAAAAATCTTCCTTGAGAAACCCATCAATTGGCATATTGGGATCCGCAGCGAAAGCGTCTATTAAGGGGATCGGGATGGACTGGATGGCCTGCTCTGCTTCTAGGAGCGCCTCAGCTGTACCATCTTTCAAATTTTTTCGCACAACTTCAGGGTACGGTAGCGTGAGGTCGCAGCCTTTGATCACCTCAAGCATCACCTTGTTACGGTCATGCTCTTTCACTGCGTCGACATAGGCGTTGAACTTTTCGGTGACGGGCCCCGAGTCCATTACCTTTTGGGCGATGACAGGAAGGGAGGTGCGAAGCTTTGACAAGTCTGCCTCTGCCAGTTCGCGACCAGTCACCGCGTCGTCCATCTCTCTGCGCACCCTTTCCAGTTCTAACCGCAGGCACTCCGTCTCCCGATTAGCCTGGTCAACCGCCCCCACCAGCTCGCGGTTCTTTTTCCTTTCCTCAATCAGCGCGGTCTTTGTTTCCGCCGCAGTCACCTCCACCGCCTTGCGCGCCTCTTCCGCGGCATCCCTATCTTTTTAACCTGATCTACCCCTGCCTGCAGCAATCCAAGCTCCgtttctttccgcacggccacttAGTATAGGTTAGTAGAGCGACGGGATTGATCCGCAAACATGCCAAAGAACACAAGGCCGTTTTGGACAAAGGCGTTGTGCGCTTGGTTgaagggcagtgcggctagttgctcGCGGAATTCAGCAGGAAAAATTTGTTGCACAAAGGCggactgctctgcggcattttcggcggaggactgggtgagctgcgccagattTGCCAAACGGAAGCTACCATGCGGTGGGACTGGCGTAGAATCGGAGTCAAGGTGTATCGCCATGTCCCTGGACTTGGCGGTAGCCTCAAGGTCCGAATTTGCCTGCGGCGGCGTCTGGTgcgtctcctcaatatgctctgcAAATCAGTAACTTGTTAGCACATGAAGTTAATCATACGGTGTTTACGAAAGAAAAGAGATGCTTACCGGTGATAGGAGGAGGAAGATCTGCGGATGCTGGATCAACGGGGACAAAGTTGTCATTCCGCATGTCCTCCTTTTGTTTAGGAGTtagcttcttcttcttctgtttagTTTGGGGAGCTTCGGTTGCCTTGCACTTATTGGCCGAGGTAGCGGGAGCGGACACCTCATTCTACCCAGTCTTCTCTTGCTCCAGAGGTTCGTTTATATTTTGTTTGCGGAAAGAGATAGCCGCAATCTCCTCCGTGGtaagcactttcttcatcttcatttctgcaaacatatgcgcaatattaaaagaTGTACGTATACGCTAGCGGTTATATATTCATATgcatttatactattcctacccttgccattcggtgcgattatggctggacgcatgttctcctatggccagtgcgcggatatccttcctaaccgcagcataacattcccatatgaccggtgcacaagctgtgcgttagcgcacttcGCTAACAACttcgtttcctcgtcatcaaggacgggggttttgttcacatccttagcCATGCTTTCGCACCAGACAAGTGTTTGCGGAAAGGTGGCTCCCACAACAGATTGGTCAATAAAAAAGAACGTTTCTTTCCAGTGACCCGCattcgatttgggggtttttgtgAAGTTTCGACGGGCG
This window of the Rutidosis leptorrhynchoides isolate AG116_Rl617_1_P2 chromosome 7, CSIRO_AGI_Rlap_v1, whole genome shotgun sequence genome carries:
- the LOC139859977 gene encoding dirigent protein 11-like; protein product: MVRVVKDVKGSTLVRPVLKSNNNSGGNRCQRVKVAGPDTSSEVFASTFVTDDSLTLGPEKSSRIVGRAQGILASVSQYEHTIMNILSLEFTEGIYNKSTLSLFGREQTDLPNREIPIVGGYGVFRFSRGSAIVDTYKNIPNHIVVLEWDFYVLHY